A single genomic interval of Pseudomonas sp. FeN3W harbors:
- a CDS encoding TIGR02281 family clan AA aspartic protease, which produces MRSISVLFASLLLLSALAQAASMVQVVGLFPGAAVVNVDGQRKLVRVGQTGPGGVQVVSADASGAVLRVDGVERHYNLSREYSGAYAAPSKTQLSVAKGTGGHYWIAGTINGQSIQFLVDTGATSVAINEHQARRLGIDYRVNGRPMVVSTASGTAKAWRVHLNSVKVGAIEVLGVDAVVVEGGSPTEALLGMSFLGRVSWREEQGVLVLESKI; this is translated from the coding sequence ATGCGTAGCATCTCCGTCCTGTTCGCCAGCCTGTTGCTCCTGTCCGCTCTCGCGCAGGCCGCCTCCATGGTGCAAGTGGTCGGGCTGTTTCCAGGCGCTGCGGTGGTCAATGTCGACGGTCAGCGCAAGCTGGTCAGGGTCGGCCAGACCGGTCCCGGCGGCGTCCAGGTAGTGAGTGCCGATGCCAGTGGTGCGGTGCTGCGCGTCGACGGCGTCGAGCGTCATTACAACCTGAGTCGCGAATACAGCGGCGCCTACGCGGCACCAAGCAAGACCCAGCTGAGCGTCGCCAAGGGCACCGGCGGCCATTACTGGATCGCCGGTACGATCAACGGCCAGTCGATCCAGTTTCTCGTCGATACCGGCGCCACCTCGGTGGCGATCAACGAACATCAGGCCCGTCGCTTGGGTATCGACTACCGCGTCAACGGGCGGCCCATGGTGGTGAGCACGGCCAGCGGTACGGCGAAGGCCTGGCGCGTGCATCTCAATAGCGTCAAGGTCGGTGCAATCGAGGTGCTCGGCGTTGACGCCGTGGTCGTCGAGGGCGGCTCGCCCACCGAGGCGCTGCTCGGCATGAGCTTCCTCGGGCGCGTCAGCTGGCGCGAGGAGCAGGGCGTGCTGGTGCTGGAGTCGAAGATCTAA
- the thiL gene encoding thiamine-phosphate kinase has protein sequence MLGEFELIRHYFAAAACARAGGEVVLGIGDDCALLQIPAGEQLAVSTDTLVAGVHFPDPCDPFLLGQRALAVAASDLAAMGATPIGFTLALTLPAGDPLWLAELARGLDAMALDCSLRLIGGDTTRGPLSLTVTVFGRMPAGRALVRHGARVGDLLCVGGVLGEAAGALPLVLHQANTDAEIAEHLLARYWSPQPQLALGEALRGKATAALDISDGLLADCGHIAKASGVALQIESDRLPLSEPLRRFAGESEALRCALAGGDDYLLAFTLPPAELAPLQAAGWPVQAIGRVAAGQGVQLLDAAGNEVAVSERGYNHFNP, from the coding sequence TTGCTGGGTGAGTTCGAGCTGATCCGTCACTACTTCGCCGCCGCCGCTTGCGCCAGGGCCGGCGGCGAAGTCGTTCTCGGCATCGGCGATGATTGTGCCCTGCTACAGATTCCTGCCGGCGAACAGCTGGCGGTGTCCACCGATACCCTGGTCGCCGGGGTGCATTTCCCCGATCCCTGCGATCCCTTTCTGCTTGGCCAGCGCGCGCTGGCCGTGGCCGCCAGCGATCTTGCCGCCATGGGCGCCACGCCCATCGGCTTCACCCTTGCCCTGACCTTGCCTGCTGGCGATCCACTCTGGCTGGCGGAACTCGCCCGCGGCCTGGACGCTATGGCGCTCGATTGCAGCCTGCGTTTGATTGGCGGCGACACCACGCGCGGCCCACTGAGCCTGACCGTCACCGTATTCGGCCGGATGCCGGCCGGCCGCGCACTGGTCCGGCATGGCGCGCGGGTCGGCGATCTGCTCTGCGTCGGCGGCGTGCTCGGTGAGGCGGCCGGAGCGTTGCCGCTGGTACTGCACCAAGCCAACACTGACGCGGAGATCGCCGAGCATCTACTGGCGCGCTACTGGTCGCCACAGCCACAGCTGGCCCTGGGTGAAGCCTTGCGAGGCAAGGCCACGGCCGCGCTGGATATCTCCGACGGGCTGCTGGCCGACTGCGGGCATATCGCCAAGGCCTCGGGCGTTGCGCTGCAGATCGAGTCTGATCGCCTACCGCTGTCCGAGCCGCTGCGGCGTTTCGCCGGTGAATCCGAAGCGTTGCGCTGTGCGCTGGCCGGCGGCGACGACTACCTGCTGGCGTTCACCCTGCCGCCTGCCGAGCTGGCACCGCTGCAGGCCGCCGGCTGGCCGGTGCAGGCCATCGGCCGGGTGGCGGCCGGGCAGGGCGTGCAATTGCTCGATGCGGCGGGCAACGAGGTGGCCGTGTCCGAACGTGGCTACAACCATTTCAATCCATAG
- the nusB gene encoding transcription antitermination factor NusB, whose product MSLNHDDSQDAPQPKAKGKIATRRVARSLAMQALYQWHMAGQSLNEIEAQFRVDNDFSGVDGSYFHELLNGVARSKSEVDGAIAPNLDRPLEELDPVELAILRLSTYELMQRIDVPYRVVINEGIELAKVYGATDGHKFVNGVLDKLAPSLRSAEVRNNKR is encoded by the coding sequence GTGAGCCTGAATCACGACGACAGCCAGGACGCTCCGCAGCCCAAGGCCAAGGGCAAGATCGCCACGCGCCGGGTTGCCCGTAGCTTGGCGATGCAGGCGCTGTATCAGTGGCATATGGCCGGTCAAAGCCTCAACGAAATCGAGGCGCAGTTCCGCGTCGACAACGATTTCTCCGGCGTGGACGGCAGCTATTTCCATGAGCTGCTCAACGGTGTTGCGCGCAGCAAGAGCGAAGTCGACGGTGCCATCGCGCCGAATCTCGACCGTCCGCTGGAGGAACTCGATCCGGTGGAGCTGGCGATTCTGCGCCTGTCCACCTACGAGCTGATGCAGCGCATCGACGTGCCTTATCGTGTGGTCATCAACGAAGGCATCGAGCTGGCCAAGGTCTATGGCGCCACCGACGGGCACAAGTTCGTCAATGGCGTGCTGGACAAGCTGGCGCCTTCGCTGCGCAGCGCCGAAGTGCGCAACAACAAGCGCTGA
- a CDS encoding cobalamin-binding protein, with product MRLLLFVLVSLMTLPTLAADRVVSLAPSLSEIVLELDATDRLVGVLDGGERPAALQSVPSVGRYGQVEMETLLSLRPDLVLLWPDSVPRSQREQLQQFGIPVLVVEQTRLEGLAEQFVVVGNAVGRAEQGERLAERFRTGLAELRSNYTRAEPLRVFYQIWNRPLYTLGGQQIISEAIEVCGGQNVFADLTLAAPQVSIEAVLARDPEIILAGSGAQLDEWKAWPQLSAVRSGRLLEVPDKGLERPSFQMLGAIRKLCQVMAAAP from the coding sequence ATGCGGCTGCTGCTCTTCGTCCTCGTTTCGCTGATGACGCTGCCCACGCTGGCGGCAGATAGGGTGGTGAGTCTGGCGCCATCGCTCAGCGAGATCGTGCTCGAACTCGATGCCACCGACCGACTGGTCGGCGTCCTGGATGGTGGCGAGCGCCCAGCTGCGCTGCAGTCTGTGCCTTCGGTCGGGCGTTATGGCCAGGTGGAGATGGAAACCCTGCTCAGCCTGCGTCCTGACCTCGTGCTGCTCTGGCCGGACAGCGTGCCACGTAGCCAGCGTGAGCAGTTACAGCAATTCGGCATTCCCGTTCTGGTTGTCGAGCAAACCCGTCTCGAAGGGCTGGCCGAGCAGTTCGTCGTGGTGGGTAATGCCGTGGGCCGCGCCGAACAAGGCGAACGACTGGCCGAGCGCTTTCGTACAGGACTCGCCGAGTTACGCAGCAACTACACGCGCGCCGAGCCGCTGCGGGTGTTCTATCAGATCTGGAATCGCCCGCTGTATACCCTCGGCGGGCAGCAGATCATCAGCGAAGCGATCGAGGTGTGTGGTGGGCAGAATGTTTTCGCCGACCTGACCTTGGCGGCGCCGCAGGTCAGCATCGAAGCCGTGCTTGCCCGTGATCCTGAAATCATTCTGGCCGGTAGCGGTGCGCAGCTGGATGAGTGGAAGGCCTGGCCGCAGCTCAGTGCAGTGCGCAGCGGTCGCCTGCTTGAAGTGCCCGACAAGGGGCTGGAGCGGCCAAGCTTCCAGATGCTGGGTGCGATCCGGAAGCTCTGCCAGGTGATGGCGGCAGCGCCCTGA
- the ribA gene encoding GTP cyclohydrolase II, translating to MSVVFVAASKLPTPFGVFTMHGFLDQDTGKEHVALTLGDVADGKPVLGRLHSECLTGDALFSLRCDCGFQLEAALRAIADEGRGVLLYLRQEGRGIGLLNKIRAYELQDAGADTVEANERLGFAPDMRDYGICLPMLEHLGIAEIKLMTNNPRKVKALQGFGIRVAERKPLQVAHNPHNRKYLATKAGKLGHMLGEIHQGEAEQS from the coding sequence GTGTCTGTCGTGTTCGTCGCCGCCTCCAAACTGCCGACGCCATTCGGCGTGTTCACCATGCATGGTTTTCTCGACCAGGACACTGGCAAGGAACATGTCGCACTGACGCTCGGCGATGTCGCCGACGGCAAGCCGGTGCTGGGTCGTCTGCACTCCGAGTGCCTGACCGGCGATGCGTTGTTCAGCCTGCGCTGCGATTGCGGCTTCCAGCTGGAAGCGGCGCTGCGCGCGATTGCCGACGAAGGCCGCGGCGTGCTGCTCTATCTGCGCCAGGAAGGCCGTGGTATCGGCCTGCTGAACAAGATTCGCGCATACGAACTGCAGGATGCCGGCGCCGACACCGTCGAAGCCAACGAGCGCCTGGGCTTCGCCCCGGACATGCGCGACTACGGCATCTGCCTGCCGATGCTCGAGCACCTGGGCATCGCCGAGATCAAGCTGATGACCAACAACCCGCGCAAGGTCAAGGCGCTGCAGGGCTTCGGCATTCGCGTCGCCGAGCGCAAGCCGCTGCAGGTCGCGCATAACCCGCATAACCGCAAATACCTCGCCACCAAGGCCGGCAAGCTCGGCCATATGCTCGGCGAGATCCACCAGGGCGAAGCCGAGCAGTCGTGA
- a CDS encoding AAA family ATPase, which yields MKILAIRLKNLASLAGEQVIDFTAEPLASAGLFAITGPTGAGKSTILDALCLALFGSTPRLDSVSPLNKVPDMEAEIGGGDERNLLRRGCGAGFAEVDFVGVDGHRYRARWEAKRAREKIDGRLQASSQSLTDLDSGTLLASGKKREFKELLEARLGLTLAQFTRAVLLAQSEFSAFLKADDNERGTLLEKLTDTGLYSRLGQAAFEAAKQAKENLARLEQQAGGLQPLEPEQRDVLEREHQAQLEELKKLQQQLKELEAQRQWLAELQRLENEREAARQQLQDAEDERESLSEARRIFDLFERLAPQRHRFLRQHELEPLLGKAADSLSRLQHEAQSLQQRLDTLQSQCEAAGNDLRAAEQARQDAEPRLAQARREEERLQHLNADLVAIREESVQADAAASAGEATLKELGEQQQRAAGQLATLTEQLETSAALQPLCAAWGGYRPRLQQAVQLAARLQKGQGEIPLLEAQAKAAEAQQSLAREALDNLQRERDSDVGLAEQLAQLHRQLEERRQAERETDALQQLWAQQLTLTVSQRELSDAHNHQQAQLDSLVPLGKQVRSDRDAAEQALKVTLAVLERQRLARSETVEALRAALIPGEPCPVCGSDEHPWQHTDALVANLDRHDDSEAARAQQALQEQDQRLQELRDRHVALSTQLRQTQQRQCEVDAQLQALAPRLLALPAHAQLLEQPEAERSQWLEARLTALKDQIASASQHQQQLFALQQRSETLQLAWQAAREACVEATQQLARQRDALARDDQQLDEELLAFAEVLPAEHLQRWRENPAQTFMQLDASIAARLQQLQAQAELAEELRQCEQRRSDEQLQQHHRQEKQAGCSARLTEREKRLLTCQQALRTSLGEQTSASAWQQQLDAAIQAARQAQAEIDRQLNESKLGLTRLNSEQQSCRQRHAELEQERDALNAELATWRASHPELDDATLAQLLHMDDQLIAEARQRLRENSETLTRCRERLDGCLNRLNGHKLQQAETPDTERLQQRHAEQLQQCEQADQRCAETRAQLIDDDKRRDQSRELLTQIDAARAEHQRWGRIAALIGSSDGGAFRKIAQAYNLDLLVQHTNVQLRQLARRYRLKRGGSPLGLLVMDTEMGDELRSVHSLSGGETFLVSLALALGLASMASSKLKIESLFIDEGFGSLDPESLQIAMDALDSLQAQGRKVAVISHVAEMHERIPVQIQVQRQGNGQSALRIVGGPS from the coding sequence ATGAAAATCCTCGCCATTCGCCTGAAAAACCTGGCCTCCCTTGCTGGCGAACAGGTCATCGACTTCACCGCCGAACCGCTGGCCAGCGCTGGTCTGTTCGCCATCACCGGGCCCACCGGTGCCGGCAAGAGCACCATTCTCGATGCCCTCTGCCTGGCGCTGTTCGGCAGCACGCCACGGCTCGACAGCGTCTCACCGCTGAACAAGGTTCCCGACATGGAAGCTGAGATCGGCGGCGGCGATGAGCGCAACCTGCTGCGCCGTGGCTGTGGCGCAGGTTTCGCCGAGGTGGATTTCGTCGGCGTCGACGGCCACCGCTACCGCGCCCGCTGGGAGGCCAAGCGCGCCCGCGAGAAGATCGACGGCCGCCTGCAGGCCAGCAGCCAGAGCCTTACCGACCTGGACAGCGGCACGCTCCTGGCCAGCGGCAAGAAGCGCGAATTCAAGGAGCTGCTCGAAGCGCGCCTGGGGCTGACCCTGGCGCAGTTCACCCGCGCCGTGCTGCTGGCGCAGAGCGAGTTCTCCGCCTTTCTCAAAGCCGACGACAACGAGCGCGGCACCCTACTGGAAAAGCTCACCGACACCGGGCTCTACAGCCGCCTCGGCCAGGCCGCCTTCGAGGCCGCCAAGCAGGCGAAGGAAAACCTCGCCCGCCTGGAACAGCAGGCCGGCGGCTTGCAGCCGCTGGAGCCCGAGCAGCGTGACGTACTGGAGCGCGAACATCAGGCCCAGCTCGAAGAACTGAAGAAGCTGCAACAGCAGCTCAAGGAACTGGAAGCGCAGCGACAGTGGCTCGCCGAACTGCAGCGCCTGGAAAACGAGCGCGAAGCGGCACGCCAGCAGCTGCAGGATGCCGAAGACGAGCGCGAGAGTCTGAGCGAAGCCCGCCGTATTTTCGATCTGTTCGAACGGCTCGCGCCGCAGCGCCATCGTTTTCTGCGCCAGCACGAACTCGAACCCCTGCTGGGCAAGGCCGCCGACAGCCTCTCTCGCCTGCAGCACGAGGCGCAAAGCCTGCAGCAACGTCTCGACACCTTGCAGAGCCAGTGCGAAGCGGCCGGCAACGACCTGCGTGCGGCCGAACAGGCGCGCCAGGACGCCGAGCCACGGCTGGCCCAGGCGCGTCGTGAAGAAGAACGCCTGCAGCATCTGAACGCCGACCTCGTCGCGATCCGCGAAGAAAGCGTCCAAGCCGATGCCGCGGCCAGCGCCGGCGAGGCAACGCTCAAAGAGCTCGGTGAACAGCAACAGCGCGCCGCCGGACAGCTCGCGACGCTGACTGAGCAACTCGAGACGAGCGCCGCGCTGCAACCGCTCTGTGCAGCCTGGGGCGGCTACCGTCCGCGTCTGCAACAGGCTGTTCAGTTGGCGGCACGCCTGCAGAAAGGTCAGGGCGAAATCCCGCTGCTGGAAGCGCAGGCCAAGGCCGCCGAAGCCCAGCAAAGCCTGGCGCGCGAGGCGCTGGACAATCTGCAACGCGAGCGCGACAGCGATGTCGGGCTGGCCGAGCAGCTGGCCCAGTTGCATCGACAGCTCGAAGAACGGCGCCAGGCCGAGCGCGAAACCGATGCGCTGCAACAACTCTGGGCGCAGCAGCTCACGCTCACCGTCAGCCAGCGCGAACTGAGCGACGCCCACAACCACCAGCAGGCCCAACTGGACAGCCTGGTGCCGCTGGGCAAACAGGTGCGCAGTGATCGTGATGCCGCCGAGCAAGCGCTCAAGGTCACCCTTGCCGTGCTCGAGCGCCAACGCCTGGCGCGCAGCGAGACTGTCGAAGCGCTGCGCGCGGCGCTGATTCCGGGCGAACCCTGCCCGGTCTGCGGCAGCGACGAGCATCCCTGGCAGCACACCGATGCGCTGGTCGCCAATCTCGACCGGCACGATGACAGCGAGGCCGCGCGCGCGCAGCAGGCGCTACAGGAACAGGATCAGCGTCTGCAGGAACTGCGCGACCGGCATGTCGCACTCAGCACGCAGTTGCGCCAGACGCAGCAGCGCCAGTGCGAAGTCGACGCGCAGCTGCAGGCCCTGGCACCGCGCCTGCTCGCCCTGCCTGCGCACGCACAATTGCTTGAGCAGCCTGAAGCCGAACGCTCGCAGTGGCTGGAAGCGCGGCTGACGGCACTGAAAGACCAGATCGCCAGCGCCAGCCAGCATCAGCAGCAACTGTTCGCCCTGCAACAGCGCAGCGAAACCCTGCAGCTGGCCTGGCAGGCCGCACGCGAAGCCTGTGTCGAGGCGACTCAGCAACTCGCGCGCCAACGCGATGCGCTCGCCCGCGATGATCAACAGCTCGACGAGGAGCTGCTGGCCTTCGCCGAAGTGCTGCCCGCCGAGCACCTACAGCGCTGGCGCGAAAACCCGGCGCAGACCTTTATGCAGTTGGACGCCAGCATCGCGGCGCGCCTGCAGCAACTGCAGGCTCAGGCCGAGCTGGCCGAGGAGCTGCGCCAGTGCGAGCAGCGCCGCAGCGACGAACAGCTGCAACAGCACCATCGTCAGGAGAAACAGGCAGGCTGCAGCGCGCGACTGACTGAACGCGAGAAACGGCTGCTGACCTGCCAGCAGGCGCTGCGTACCAGCCTCGGCGAACAGACCAGCGCCAGCGCCTGGCAGCAGCAGTTGGACGCGGCCATTCAGGCTGCACGGCAGGCCCAGGCCGAGATCGATCGGCAACTCAACGAGAGCAAGCTCGGTCTGACGCGGCTGAACAGCGAGCAGCAGAGCTGTCGTCAGCGCCACGCCGAACTGGAACAGGAACGCGATGCGCTGAATGCGGAACTGGCAACCTGGCGCGCCAGCCATCCGGAGCTGGACGACGCCACACTCGCCCAGCTGCTGCACATGGATGACCAGCTGATTGCCGAGGCGCGCCAGCGCTTGCGCGAGAACAGCGAAACCCTGACCCGCTGTCGCGAGCGTCTGGACGGCTGCCTCAACCGCCTGAACGGGCACAAACTGCAGCAGGCTGAAACGCCGGACACCGAACGGCTGCAGCAGCGCCATGCCGAGCAACTGCAGCAGTGCGAGCAGGCCGACCAGCGCTGCGCGGAGACCCGTGCCCAGTTGATCGATGACGACAAGCGCCGCGATCAGAGCCGGGAATTGCTCACCCAGATCGACGCCGCGCGGGCCGAGCATCAGCGCTGGGGACGTATCGCCGCACTGATCGGCTCGAGTGACGGCGGTGCCTTCCGCAAGATCGCCCAGGCCTACAACCTCGACCTGCTGGTGCAGCACACCAACGTGCAGTTGCGCCAGCTGGCCCGCCGTTATCGGCTCAAGCGCGGCGGCAGCCCGCTGGGCCTGCTGGTGATGGACACCGAGATGGGCGACGAGCTGCGCTCGGTGCATTCGCTGTCCGGCGGCGAGACCTTCCTCGTCTCGCTGGCCCTAGCGCTGGGCCTGGCTTCGATGGCCTCGAGCAAGCTGAAGATCGAATCGCTGTTCATCGACGAAGGCTTCGGCAGCCTCGACCCCGAGTCGCTGCAGATCGCCATGGATGCGTTGGATTCGCTGCAGGCCCAGGGCCGCAAGGTGGCGGTGATTTCCCATGTGGCGGAAATGCACGAGCGCATTCCGGTGCAGATTCAGGTGCAGCGCCAAGGCAACGGGCAGAGCGCGCTGCGCATCGTCGGCGGACCATCGTAG
- the ribE gene encoding 6,7-dimethyl-8-ribityllumazine synthase, with translation MPLKTIEGTFIAPQGKYALVVGRFNSFVVESLVSGAVDALVRHGVSENDITLIRAPGAFEIPLVAQKVAQQGEYDAIVALGAVIRGGTPHFEYVAGECTKGLAQVSMEFGVPVAFGVLTVDSIEQAIERSGTKAGNKGAEAALSALEMVSLLSQLEAK, from the coding sequence ATGCCCCTGAAGACCATCGAAGGAACCTTCATCGCCCCGCAGGGCAAATACGCCCTGGTCGTAGGCCGCTTCAACAGCTTCGTCGTCGAGAGCCTGGTCAGCGGCGCGGTTGACGCGCTGGTTCGCCACGGCGTCAGCGAGAACGACATCACCCTCATCCGCGCCCCGGGTGCCTTCGAGATTCCGCTGGTCGCGCAGAAGGTCGCGCAGCAAGGTGAATACGACGCCATCGTCGCCCTCGGCGCAGTCATCCGTGGCGGCACGCCGCACTTCGAATACGTCGCTGGTGAATGCACCAAGGGGCTGGCCCAGGTCTCCATGGAGTTCGGCGTACCGGTCGCCTTTGGCGTGCTGACCGTCGATTCCATCGAACAGGCCATCGAGCGCTCCGGCACCAAGGCTGGCAACAAGGGCGCCGAAGCCGCCCTTTCCGCCCTGGAAATGGTGAGCCTGCTGTCGCAGCTGGAGGCGAAGTGA
- a CDS encoding phosphatidylglycerophosphatase A — protein MTDTSPVAAKPQTLVWSDPWHNLAFGFGSGLMPKAPGTWGSLVALPFVPLWQLLPGWGYLLMLGATMLFGVWLCGKVAHELGVHDHEGIVWDEFVGIWITFWLVPEGWYWLLLGFVVFRVMDIAKPWPISWVDRHIHGGVGIMLDDVLAGVAAWAVMQGLVALLV, from the coding sequence TTGACTGATACCTCGCCGGTCGCGGCCAAGCCGCAAACCCTGGTCTGGTCCGATCCCTGGCACAACCTGGCGTTCGGCTTCGGTTCCGGGCTGATGCCCAAGGCGCCGGGTACCTGGGGTTCGCTGGTGGCGCTGCCGTTCGTGCCGCTGTGGCAGTTGCTGCCGGGCTGGGGCTATCTGCTGATGCTCGGTGCAACCATGCTGTTTGGCGTCTGGCTGTGCGGCAAGGTGGCGCACGAGCTCGGCGTGCACGACCACGAAGGCATCGTCTGGGACGAATTCGTCGGCATTTGGATCACCTTCTGGCTCGTGCCGGAAGGCTGGTATTGGCTGCTGCTTGGCTTCGTGGTGTTTCGCGTGATGGATATCGCCAAGCCCTGGCCGATCAGCTGGGTGGATCGGCATATCCATGGCGGGGTGGGGATCATGCTCGATGATGTCCTCGCCGGTGTCGCGGCCTGGGCGGTCATGCAGGGACTGGTGGCGCTGTTGGTTTGA
- a CDS encoding TonB-dependent receptor, which yields MKLSRLALAIALTPGLALAQTSSREDALKLSDTLITANRDVQQRSESSAASTVFTREDIDRLQPSSVSELLNRVPGVQVIQNGGRGTSSSLFIRGTSSAQSLVLVDGQRIGSASAGGSPLEYLNVEQIERIEVLRGPRSAVYGADAIGGVVQIFTRRASGEGLNPRLRLGYGSRNTWERSLGLSGGNESTRFSLSASADDTRGINHTDSRVRPDSDHDAYRNNAFSLNLNHRFNERLEGGFSVLDQRGESEFDYGSYGAYPYSDFQLSSYSGFLSANINERWTSRVELGHSENRYVERADDASLSGPFSTYRDSASWLNTLNLGGGQNLLLGIDWYMDSLNSDTQYDEDERWNQALFMQHSWQGEVFSTELGLRHDKNEQFGSENTFNGALTYHLDADNDVILSYAEGFRAPTFNDLYWPADPMWGASSNPNLGPEKSKTYELQWRGQLAEKTLLQASLYRTDIEDAIVFVDIPRNVQKARINGFEASLQQELFGWQGSAALSIIDPRDRDSGHTLPRRAKRTLSLDLDRQLGDIGIGATWQAFSRSYDTLANTEELPGYGLLSLRSSWQATPEITLGLKVDNVLDKEYTRAIHWTGAEYMGEGRTALVSVTWTPSL from the coding sequence ATGAAACTGTCCCGTTTGGCCCTGGCCATCGCCCTGACGCCCGGCCTGGCGCTCGCCCAGACATCGTCCCGCGAGGACGCACTGAAGCTGTCCGATACTCTGATCACGGCCAACCGTGACGTGCAGCAGCGCAGCGAAAGCAGTGCTGCCAGCACGGTGTTCACCCGCGAGGATATCGACCGGCTACAGCCCTCCAGCGTGAGCGAACTGCTCAACCGTGTACCCGGTGTGCAAGTCATTCAGAATGGCGGGCGCGGCACCAGCAGCAGCCTTTTCATCCGTGGCACGAGCAGCGCCCAAAGCCTGGTGCTGGTGGATGGCCAACGGATCGGATCAGCTTCCGCTGGTGGCTCGCCACTGGAGTACCTGAACGTCGAACAGATCGAGCGTATCGAAGTGCTGCGCGGTCCACGCTCGGCGGTCTATGGCGCCGACGCCATTGGCGGGGTCGTTCAGATTTTCACGCGTCGCGCCAGTGGCGAAGGACTCAATCCCCGCCTGCGTCTGGGTTACGGCAGCCGCAATACCTGGGAGCGCAGCCTGGGGCTTTCCGGCGGCAACGAAAGCACCCGTTTCAGCCTCAGCGCCAGCGCTGACGACACCCGCGGTATCAACCATACGGACAGCCGTGTGCGCCCCGACAGCGACCACGACGCCTACCGCAACAATGCCTTCTCTCTGAACCTCAACCATCGCTTCAACGAACGCCTGGAAGGTGGGTTCAGCGTGCTGGATCAACGTGGCGAAAGCGAATTCGACTACGGTAGCTATGGCGCTTATCCCTACTCGGACTTTCAGCTGAGCAGCTACTCGGGCTTTCTCAGCGCCAACATCAACGAACGTTGGACGTCCCGCGTGGAACTGGGTCATAGCGAGAACCGCTATGTCGAGCGCGCGGATGACGCCAGTCTGAGCGGCCCGTTCAGCACTTACCGCGACTCGGCCAGTTGGCTGAACACGCTGAACCTGGGCGGCGGTCAGAACCTGTTGCTCGGCATCGACTGGTACATGGACTCGCTCAATAGCGACACTCAATACGATGAAGACGAGCGCTGGAACCAGGCGCTGTTCATGCAGCACAGCTGGCAGGGTGAAGTTTTTTCGACCGAACTCGGCCTGCGTCATGACAAGAACGAACAGTTCGGCAGCGAGAACACCTTCAATGGTGCACTGACTTATCACCTCGATGCCGATAACGATGTGATCCTGTCCTATGCGGAAGGCTTCCGCGCACCGACGTTCAACGACCTGTACTGGCCTGCGGACCCGATGTGGGGGGCGAGCTCAAACCCCAACCTGGGCCCGGAAAAGTCCAAGACCTATGAACTGCAATGGCGCGGCCAACTGGCAGAGAAGACACTTCTGCAAGCCTCGCTGTACCGCACTGACATTGAAGACGCCATCGTCTTCGTCGACATTCCGCGCAACGTACAGAAAGCACGCATAAATGGCTTCGAGGCCTCGTTGCAGCAAGAGCTGTTTGGCTGGCAGGGCAGCGCCGCCCTGAGCATCATCGATCCGCGCGATCGCGACAGCGGCCACACCCTGCCCCGTCGCGCCAAGCGCACCCTCAGCCTGGATCTCGATCGCCAACTCGGTGACATCGGTATCGGCGCCACCTGGCAGGCATTCAGCCGCAGCTACGACACACTCGCCAACACTGAGGAACTGCCTGGTTATGGCCTGCTGAGCCTGCGCAGCAGCTGGCAGGCAACCCCGGAAATCACCCTGGGACTCAAAGTCGACAACGTTCTGGACAAGGAGTACACCCGAGCCATCCACTGGACTGGCGCCGAGTACATGGGTGAAGGCCGCACCGCCCTAGTCTCCGTCACCTGGACTCCCTCGCTGTAA